One Thermodesulfobacteriota bacterium genomic region harbors:
- a CDS encoding ABC transporter ATP-binding protein: MSDVPVLRAEEIRRVFRRDRYDIHVLKGVSLSIRRGETVGVVGVSGAGKTTLLQILGTLDRPTSGRILFEGEDITGLREEQLASLRNRKIGFVFQFHNLLPEFSVLDNVMLPCRIAGMDPREARRRAESLLGEVGLSERLAHRMGEISGGEQQRAAVCRALVMEPSVLLADEPTGNLDRTTAAGMVDLLLELNRARGLSVLMVTHNDRVAGRLDRVIRIDDGRIVE, from the coding sequence ATGAGTGACGTCCCCGTCCTCCGCGCCGAGGAGATCCGGAGGGTGTTCCGCCGGGACAGGTACGACATCCACGTGCTCAAGGGTGTATCTCTCTCCATACGGCGCGGGGAGACGGTCGGCGTGGTGGGGGTCTCCGGCGCGGGGAAGACCACGCTCCTGCAGATCCTGGGTACCCTCGACCGCCCCACCTCCGGAAGAATCCTTTTCGAGGGCGAGGACATCACCGGGCTGAGGGAAGAGCAGCTGGCGTCGCTGCGCAACCGGAAGATCGGGTTCGTCTTCCAGTTCCACAACCTGCTGCCCGAGTTCAGCGTCCTCGACAATGTCATGCTCCCCTGCCGGATCGCCGGGATGGACCCGCGGGAGGCGAGGCGCCGGGCGGAATCGCTTCTCGGGGAGGTCGGACTCTCCGAAAGGCTGGCCCACCGGATGGGGGAGATCTCCGGGGGAGAGCAGCAGCGGGCGGCGGTCTGCCGCGCGCTCGTGATGGAGCCGTCCGTTCTTTTAGCCGACGAACCGACCGGAAACCTCGACCGGACGACCGCCGCCGGAATGGTCGACCTGCTCCTCGAACTGAACCGGGCGCGCGGGCTTTCGGTCCTGATGGTGACCCACAACGACCGGGTGGCAGGGCGCCTCGACCGGGTGATCCGAATCGACGACGGACGGATCGTCGAATGA